In Curtobacterium sp. L6-1, a genomic segment contains:
- a CDS encoding ADP-ribosylglycohydrolase family protein, translating to MDTAMQDRALGAVLAGACGDALGAPYEFGPPLVAEQPVEMRGGGPFGWEPGEWTDDTSMAIPVLEAVANGARWNETRTHGRLLAAWSDWAQDAPDVGAQTRAVLGRLTANTEDAARAAALAVHEQQGRSAGNGSLMRTAPLALGFLGDGGKRPLAVAARRVSDLTHHEDDAGDACVLWTVAIRHAVRRGKLDVRRGVPLLPRERRTLWLDRIAEAEHSAPADHTERNGWVVAALQAAVSAISTGDGLVDTLERAVRGGGDTDTVAAITGGLAGALAGASALPEQWTVLVHGWPGKRLDWLRSLAVRAVDRTPGPLGMPVRRS from the coding sequence ATGGACACAGCGATGCAGGACCGGGCGCTCGGCGCCGTGCTGGCCGGAGCGTGCGGGGACGCACTCGGCGCTCCGTACGAGTTCGGACCGCCACTGGTTGCCGAGCAGCCGGTCGAGATGCGCGGCGGGGGACCGTTCGGCTGGGAGCCGGGCGAGTGGACCGACGACACGAGCATGGCGATCCCCGTCCTCGAAGCCGTCGCGAACGGCGCCCGGTGGAACGAGACCCGCACGCACGGCCGGCTGCTCGCGGCCTGGTCGGACTGGGCGCAGGACGCCCCCGACGTCGGCGCGCAGACCCGGGCCGTCCTCGGACGCCTGACGGCCAACACCGAGGACGCCGCCAGGGCCGCCGCCCTCGCCGTGCACGAGCAGCAGGGACGGTCGGCGGGCAACGGCTCGCTGATGCGGACGGCCCCGCTCGCACTCGGGTTCCTCGGCGACGGCGGGAAGCGACCGCTCGCCGTGGCAGCCCGACGGGTGAGCGACCTCACCCACCACGAGGACGACGCCGGTGACGCCTGCGTGCTCTGGACCGTCGCGATCCGGCACGCCGTGCGCCGCGGGAAGCTCGACGTCCGCCGTGGTGTGCCGCTGCTGCCGCGGGAGCGCCGCACCCTGTGGCTCGACCGGATCGCCGAGGCGGAGCACTCCGCGCCGGCCGACCACACCGAACGCAACGGCTGGGTCGTGGCCGCACTGCAGGCCGCGGTCTCGGCGATCAGCACCGGGGACGGGCTCGTCGACACCCTCGAGCGTGCGGTCCGCGGCGGCGGGGACACCGACACGGTCGCGGCCATCACCGGCGGGTTGGCCGGCGCGCTCGCCGGGGCGTCCGCGCTGCCGGAGCAGTGGACGGTCCTGGTGCACGGATGGCCGGGCAAGCGGCTGGACTGGCTGCGCTCCCTCGCCGTCCGGGCGGTCGACCGGACGCCCGGTCCGCTCGGGATGCCCGTCCGCCGGAGCTGA
- a CDS encoding DUF6264 family protein — translation MRSSSRARRRDVVVDASDGSPVATPAGHGREARGGLHGGRRVADVVATIVLLLVGALAATTAGWGIALLGLAFRSCGAPGNRCDEGLGSTVVTLGPVLVAVVFVVTVVLCVLRSVRRRTAWPVALVGLVVLVVVFLVARLVVGGTVTIGL, via the coding sequence ATGCGTTCCTCCTCCCGTGCCCGCCGCCGCGACGTCGTCGTCGACGCGTCGGACGGGTCGCCGGTGGCGACCCCGGCAGGGCACGGCCGGGAGGCCCGGGGTGGCCTGCACGGCGGCCGTCGCGTCGCCGACGTGGTCGCCACGATCGTCCTGCTGCTGGTCGGGGCGCTCGCCGCGACGACGGCGGGGTGGGGGATCGCACTGCTCGGCCTCGCCTTCCGCTCGTGCGGTGCGCCCGGCAACCGCTGCGACGAGGGACTGGGGAGCACGGTCGTGACGCTCGGGCCGGTCCTCGTGGCGGTCGTGTTCGTCGTCACGGTCGTCCTGTGCGTGCTCCGGTCGGTGCGTCGTCGGACGGCCTGGCCGGTGGCGCTGGTGGGCCTCGTGGTCCTGGTCGTGGTGTTCCTGGTGGCACGCCTGGTCGTCGGCGGGACCGTCACGATCGGGCTCTGA
- a CDS encoding amino acid permease has product MATTPRTSTLFRRKPIDTIDDGSGGEGGLKRHLGLWQLTAIGIGGIIGAGIFTLAGTVANGVAGPAVLISFLVAGVASAAAALSYAEFAGLIPKAGSAYTYGYAVLGEIVGWFIGWDLLLEYTAIVAVVAIGISGYVGFLVGQFGIDLPAWMLGAPGTGDGHVVDVFAIALCLLTAFVLTRGIRSAARFEFVAVGIKVALVVLIVVLGVFHIDSANYSPYFPFGFGGVMTGAATVFFAVFGYDAMSTAAEESTDARKHMPKAILLSLGISMVLYVLATLVLTGMQDYKDIDPASGFSSAFASVGFGGVANVIAIGAIVGIVTVLVTFMLGASRVWFSMSRDGLMPKWFAKTDPKRHVPTRVTWILGIASAVLAGVLPIGVVAELTNIGILLAFVVVCTAVIVLRYRQPDLDRQFRLPFMPVVPAIGVLASLWLVSFLQWETWVRFAIWFAIGLGVYFGYSRKHSKLAEPTAR; this is encoded by the coding sequence ATGGCAACGACGCCGCGCACCTCCACCCTGTTCCGCCGGAAGCCGATCGACACGATCGACGACGGCTCCGGGGGCGAGGGCGGTCTGAAACGGCACCTCGGGCTCTGGCAGCTGACCGCGATCGGCATCGGCGGGATCATCGGCGCGGGGATCTTCACCCTCGCCGGCACGGTCGCGAACGGCGTCGCCGGACCGGCCGTCCTCATCTCGTTCCTCGTCGCCGGGGTCGCGAGCGCCGCCGCCGCGCTGTCGTACGCGGAGTTCGCGGGCCTCATCCCGAAGGCCGGCAGCGCCTACACGTACGGGTACGCCGTGCTCGGCGAGATCGTCGGCTGGTTCATCGGCTGGGACCTGCTGCTCGAGTACACGGCGATCGTCGCGGTGGTCGCCATCGGGATCTCCGGCTACGTCGGGTTCCTGGTCGGTCAGTTCGGCATCGACCTGCCCGCCTGGATGCTCGGCGCCCCCGGCACCGGCGACGGGCACGTCGTCGACGTCTTCGCCATCGCGCTCTGCCTGCTCACCGCGTTCGTGCTCACCCGGGGCATCCGGAGCGCCGCCCGGTTCGAGTTCGTCGCGGTCGGCATCAAGGTCGCGCTCGTCGTGCTCATCGTCGTGCTCGGGGTGTTCCACATCGACAGCGCGAACTACTCGCCGTACTTCCCGTTCGGCTTCGGCGGGGTGATGACCGGTGCCGCGACGGTGTTCTTCGCCGTGTTCGGCTACGACGCCATGTCGACGGCCGCCGAGGAGTCGACCGACGCCCGGAAGCACATGCCGAAGGCGATCCTGCTGTCCCTCGGCATCTCGATGGTGCTCTACGTGCTCGCGACGCTCGTGCTCACCGGGATGCAGGATTACAAGGACATCGACCCGGCGTCCGGCTTCTCGTCCGCGTTCGCGTCGGTCGGGTTCGGCGGCGTCGCGAACGTCATCGCGATCGGAGCCATCGTCGGCATCGTCACGGTCCTGGTCACGTTCATGCTCGGCGCCTCGCGCGTCTGGTTCTCGATGAGCCGCGACGGCCTCATGCCGAAGTGGTTCGCGAAGACCGACCCGAAGCGCCACGTGCCGACCCGGGTCACCTGGATCCTCGGCATCGCGTCGGCCGTGCTGGCCGGGGTGCTGCCGATCGGGGTCGTCGCCGAGCTGACGAACATCGGCATCCTGCTCGCGTTCGTGGTCGTCTGCACCGCGGTGATCGTGCTCCGCTACCGGCAGCCCGACCTGGACCGCCAGTTCCGGCTGCCGTTCATGCCGGTCGTCCCGGCGATCGGGGTGCTCGCCTCGCTGTGGCTGGTGTCGTTCCTGCAGTGGGAGACGTGGGTGCGGTTCGCGATCTGGTTCGCGATCGGGCTGGGCGTGTACTTCGGCTACTCGCGGAAGCACAGCAAGCTGGCCGAGCCGACCGCGCGCTGA
- a CDS encoding M15 family metallopeptidase, whose product MRAAAAYPNGEIPTSQLVLVAVSTLGLGDQYLVAGAAASYRAMNTAFKKALGTPLTMAEAYRSRARQQYLYDGYIAGEPGFNEAALPGTSVHGLGLAVDFSGGVDSYGTSAKTWMNANGPKFGWQPKGDGFKKKEPWHFEYDGSYTPGDSDQTNTGEDDLFKIIEAAETDNIFIVGPAGRATISSPSHVSLLRRFQKQDSLLTVEVDICISYIRKVY is encoded by the coding sequence ATGCGGGCCGCTGCTGCCTACCCGAACGGAGAGATCCCGACGTCGCAACTGGTGCTCGTCGCGGTCTCGACACTCGGTCTCGGTGATCAGTACCTGGTCGCCGGTGCTGCCGCTTCCTACCGGGCGATGAACACGGCCTTCAAGAAGGCCCTCGGGACGCCTTTGACGATGGCGGAGGCGTACCGGAGCCGCGCACGTCAGCAGTACCTGTACGACGGGTACATCGCCGGGGAGCCCGGCTTCAACGAAGCGGCGCTGCCAGGCACATCCGTCCACGGTCTCGGGCTCGCGGTCGACTTCAGCGGAGGCGTCGACAGCTACGGTACGTCGGCCAAGACCTGGATGAACGCCAACGGTCCGAAGTTCGGTTGGCAGCCCAAGGGCGATGGATTCAAGAAGAAGGAGCCGTGGCACTTCGAGTACGACGGCTCGTACACACCTGGCGACTCAGACCAGACAAACACAGGAGAAGACGACTTGTTCAAGATCATCGAAGCCGCAGAGACCGACAACATCTTCATCGTCGGGCCGGCCGGCCGCGCGACGATCTCGAGCCCGAGCCACGTCAGCCTGTTGCGGCGGTTCCAGAAGCAGGACTCGCTCCTGACCGTCGAGGTGGACATCTGCATCAGCTACATCCGCAAGGTGTACTGA
- a CDS encoding BLUF domain-containing protein, with the protein MLQSLVYMSSATQPFDAEALEEVLEYSRVRNTQDGLTGLLVHRAGRFMQLLEGPHDAVMATYSRIVGDPRHDEVRLLVEESIHTRRFPDWTMAFDRGDQVEPPEGFSDFLGGGDASADRSKPRELLRWFRNHPMAAPTASLGKHRRD; encoded by the coding sequence ATGCTGCAGTCACTCGTCTACATGAGCTCGGCCACCCAGCCGTTCGACGCCGAGGCGCTCGAAGAGGTGCTCGAGTACTCCCGCGTCCGGAACACCCAGGACGGGCTGACCGGGCTGCTCGTGCACCGGGCCGGACGCTTCATGCAGCTCCTCGAGGGGCCGCACGACGCGGTGATGGCGACGTACAGCCGCATCGTCGGCGACCCGCGGCACGACGAGGTCCGGCTGCTGGTCGAGGAGTCCATCCACACCCGTCGGTTCCCGGATTGGACGATGGCGTTCGACCGCGGCGACCAGGTCGAGCCGCCCGAGGGGTTCAGCGACTTCCTCGGTGGTGGGGACGCCAGCGCCGACCGGAGCAAGCCGCGCGAGCTGCTCCGCTGGTTCCGGAACCACCCGATGGCGGCGCCGACCGCCTCGCTCGGCAAGCACCGGCGCGACTGA
- a CDS encoding DEAD/DEAH box helicase, giving the protein MPAVPMIDAVDVIRFVGPQTFGRARDVVRAGLVEDATWTDEDGSITATVGGSADDPYEVRVETTIARGEFVRPVRSRCTCPLGGECKHVAAALLTINARALAAQAGPRTQAPTAPTPDWRRDLARLAGDDDDAVGSAGRPAPGGMGLQFELRDAVPARLAGRARAAGRPMPVASRAVRLGVRPVSRSAAGNWVRGQLTWGALPYSMNRLGLEPEQHGWFMQFAALHRAGALAGLPGESDWIHLDDFRSPLLWPLLRQAGPLGIAFVTGKREGGVDLGVDARVLLDATRTAEGLVIGASAVLDGRPVAEGAARVVGDHGVYAFRESPEFHVALAPTPAPVPEDQRRMLVDAARITVPTDEVDEFLADWSPRLRGSLGLVSSDGSLELPERTPPELVLSVTFEPARAPRTDDRAHLQWRWTVDGRKDPVSLHGPLPDLSGVRAADDDHVPGPGGGLDWFADGTIDGADVAVLANELLPALPAAGVRVVVQGERVDYERLSGRPHIRVTTMPSDKHDWFDLGIIVSVNGKEIPFTPLLRALAKRDRRLKLVDNSYLSLADPAFDRLKEIIEEARELEEWEPDQPLTVTPYRAALWAEFDQLADETEHDERWQEIAGRLLDATAPTDLAVPETVHAELRPYQRDGYAWLSFLVEHGVGGVLADDMGLGKTLQVLTMIAERRAAAPDAPPFLVVAPTSVVGNWADEAAKFVPSLRVTTVAATSLKDPARVARSAAASDVVVTSYALLRLDAPAYLDLTWSALLLDEAQFVKNPQSQTHRVAAEVRAPVKIAVTGTPLENGLADLWALFSIVTPGLLSSWTRFGDDYVKPLASPELQGAARKELTDRLRRRIRPLMLRRTKESVAADLPEKVEQVVRVTLDPAHRELYETTLNRERLKVLDLVDDLDRNRMIVFRSLTLLRMLALSPALVSGDHDDVPSAKLDLLLDELEQLAAEGRRALVFSQFTSFLRMVSDALDARGVAYEYLDGSTRRRGAVIDRFRDGTAPAFLISLKAGGFGLTLTEADTVFVLDPWWNPAAENQAVDRTHRIGQTRSVTVERLIAEDTIEEKVLALAQRKAQLFATMIDDDALFAEGLSADDIRSLLS; this is encoded by the coding sequence GTGCCAGCCGTCCCGATGATCGATGCCGTCGACGTCATCCGCTTCGTCGGACCGCAGACGTTCGGACGCGCCCGCGACGTCGTGCGCGCCGGCCTGGTCGAGGACGCCACCTGGACCGACGAGGACGGCTCGATCACCGCGACCGTGGGCGGCAGCGCGGACGACCCGTACGAGGTCCGTGTCGAGACGACGATCGCCCGCGGCGAGTTCGTCCGCCCGGTCCGCAGCCGCTGCACCTGCCCCCTCGGCGGCGAGTGCAAGCACGTCGCCGCCGCACTCCTCACCATCAACGCACGTGCCCTGGCCGCGCAGGCCGGCCCGCGCACGCAGGCGCCCACGGCGCCGACCCCGGACTGGAGGCGCGACCTCGCCCGCCTCGCCGGTGACGACGACGACGCGGTCGGGTCCGCAGGCCGACCTGCGCCGGGCGGGATGGGCCTCCAGTTCGAGCTGCGCGACGCCGTGCCGGCACGGCTCGCCGGCCGGGCGCGTGCCGCCGGTCGACCGATGCCGGTCGCCTCGCGCGCGGTGCGGCTCGGGGTGCGTCCGGTCAGCCGGAGCGCCGCGGGCAACTGGGTGCGTGGGCAGCTGACGTGGGGCGCGCTCCCCTACTCGATGAACCGGCTCGGTCTCGAACCCGAGCAGCACGGGTGGTTCATGCAGTTCGCCGCGCTGCACCGCGCCGGTGCCCTGGCCGGACTGCCGGGCGAGAGCGACTGGATCCACCTCGACGACTTCCGCAGTCCGCTCCTCTGGCCGTTGCTCCGGCAGGCGGGGCCGCTCGGCATCGCGTTCGTGACGGGCAAGCGCGAGGGCGGGGTGGACCTCGGCGTCGACGCGCGGGTGCTGCTCGACGCGACCCGGACGGCCGAGGGGCTCGTGATCGGCGCCAGCGCGGTGCTCGACGGTCGCCCCGTCGCCGAGGGTGCCGCCCGTGTCGTCGGTGACCACGGCGTCTACGCGTTCCGCGAGTCACCCGAGTTCCACGTCGCTCTCGCCCCCACCCCAGCACCCGTGCCGGAGGACCAGCGCCGGATGCTCGTCGACGCCGCGCGGATCACCGTGCCGACGGACGAGGTCGACGAGTTCCTGGCGGACTGGTCGCCGCGCCTCCGCGGCTCGCTCGGGCTGGTGAGCTCCGACGGGTCGCTGGAACTGCCGGAGCGCACACCGCCGGAACTCGTGCTCTCGGTGACGTTCGAGCCGGCCCGGGCGCCGCGGACGGACGACCGGGCGCACCTGCAGTGGCGCTGGACCGTCGACGGGCGGAAGGACCCGGTGTCGCTGCACGGGCCGCTGCCTGACCTGTCGGGTGTGCGGGCCGCCGACGACGACCACGTCCCGGGGCCGGGTGGCGGACTCGACTGGTTCGCGGACGGCACGATCGACGGTGCCGACGTGGCCGTGCTCGCGAACGAGCTGCTGCCCGCGCTGCCTGCGGCCGGCGTCCGCGTGGTCGTGCAGGGCGAGCGCGTCGACTACGAGCGGTTGAGCGGCCGACCCCACATCCGGGTGACCACGATGCCGTCCGACAAGCACGACTGGTTCGACCTCGGGATCATCGTCAGCGTGAACGGCAAGGAGATCCCGTTCACGCCGCTGCTCCGGGCGCTCGCCAAACGGGACCGGCGGCTCAAGCTCGTCGACAACTCGTACCTGTCGTTGGCCGACCCCGCGTTCGACCGCCTCAAGGAGATCATCGAGGAGGCCCGCGAGCTCGAGGAGTGGGAGCCCGACCAGCCCCTCACCGTCACGCCGTACCGGGCAGCGCTGTGGGCGGAGTTCGACCAGCTCGCCGACGAGACCGAGCACGACGAGCGGTGGCAGGAGATCGCCGGACGGCTGCTCGACGCGACGGCGCCCACGGACCTCGCCGTCCCCGAGACCGTGCACGCCGAACTCCGCCCGTACCAACGCGACGGGTACGCGTGGCTGTCGTTCCTGGTCGAGCACGGGGTCGGCGGGGTGCTCGCCGACGACATGGGGCTCGGCAAGACCCTGCAGGTGCTGACGATGATCGCCGAGCGTCGGGCAGCGGCACCGGACGCGCCGCCGTTCCTCGTCGTCGCGCCGACCTCGGTGGTCGGGAATTGGGCGGACGAGGCCGCGAAGTTCGTGCCGTCCCTGCGGGTGACGACCGTCGCGGCGACCTCGCTCAAGGACCCGGCGCGGGTCGCCCGGTCGGCCGCCGCGTCGGACGTCGTCGTGACCTCGTACGCGCTGCTCCGTCTCGACGCACCGGCGTACCTCGACCTGACGTGGTCGGCGCTGCTCCTCGACGAGGCGCAGTTCGTGAAGAACCCGCAGTCGCAGACGCACCGGGTCGCCGCCGAGGTCCGTGCGCCGGTGAAGATCGCCGTGACGGGGACGCCGCTCGAGAACGGGCTCGCGGACCTCTGGGCGCTGTTCTCGATCGTCACGCCCGGGCTGCTGTCCTCGTGGACGCGGTTCGGCGACGACTACGTGAAGCCCCTCGCCTCGCCCGAGCTCCAGGGCGCTGCGCGCAAGGAACTGACCGACCGGCTCCGGCGGCGCATCCGGCCGCTCATGCTCCGGCGGACGAAGGAGAGCGTCGCCGCCGACCTGCCCGAGAAGGTCGAACAGGTCGTCCGCGTCACGCTCGACCCCGCCCACCGCGAGCTGTACGAGACGACGCTGAACCGGGAGCGGCTCAAGGTGCTCGACCTGGTCGACGACCTCGACCGCAACCGGATGATCGTCTTCCGGTCGCTCACCCTGCTCCGGATGCTCGCGCTCTCCCCCGCCCTGGTCTCCGGCGACCACGACGACGTCCCGAGCGCGAAGCTCGACCTGCTGCTGGACGAACTCGAACAGCTCGCGGCCGAGGGGCGACGAGCCCTGGTGTTCAGTCAGTTCACGTCGTTCCTGCGGATGGTGTCCGACGCGCTCGACGCCCGCGGCGTCGCGTACGAGTACCTCGACGGCTCCACCCGCCGCCGCGGAGCCGTCATCGACCGCTTCCGCGACGGCACCGCGCCCGCGTTCCTGATCTCGCTCAAGGCCGGTGGCTTCGGCCTGACCCTGACCGAAGCGGACACCGTCTTCGTGCTCGACCCGTGGTGGAACCCCGCTGCCGAGAACCAGGCCGTCGACCGGACCCACCGCATCGGACAGACGCGGTCGGTCACCGTGGAACGGCTCATCGCCGAGGACACCATCGAGGAGAAGGTGCTCGCGCTGGCCCAGCGGAAGGCGCAGCTGTTCGCCACCATGATCGACGACGACGCGCTCTTCGCCGAGGGGCTCAGCGCGGACGACATCCGCTCGTTGCTGTCCTGA
- a CDS encoding aldo/keto reductase, translating to MTDYARPSVPVTGGSMPLLGFGTWQIEEPDAPAAVAAALEAGYRHIDTATGYRNQRGVGKAIAESGLAREDLFVTTKLPPDNADRVRQTIEESLDQLGLDHLDLWLVHWPPNGEARPDVWQQLVEAQQTGLTKAIGVSNYSLDQIDELIDATGATPAVNQIRWSPVEFDRAVADGLRDRGVVLEGYSPFKASNLQDPTLVDIAQAHDADAAQVIVAWHVAHQFVVIPKSSNPDRIRSNAAGATLELTPDEIARIDALSN from the coding sequence ATGACCGACTACGCACGACCGTCCGTACCCGTCACCGGGGGATCGATGCCGCTCCTCGGCTTCGGCACCTGGCAGATCGAGGAGCCTGACGCTCCCGCCGCGGTCGCCGCCGCCCTCGAGGCCGGCTACCGCCACATCGACACCGCGACCGGCTACCGCAACCAGCGCGGGGTCGGGAAGGCGATCGCCGAGTCCGGCCTGGCCCGCGAGGACCTCTTCGTCACGACGAAGCTGCCGCCGGACAACGCCGACCGCGTCCGACAGACCATCGAGGAGAGCCTCGACCAGCTCGGCCTCGACCACCTCGACCTGTGGCTCGTGCACTGGCCGCCGAACGGCGAGGCACGCCCCGACGTCTGGCAGCAGCTCGTGGAGGCGCAGCAGACCGGCCTGACGAAGGCGATCGGCGTGAGCAACTACTCGCTCGACCAGATCGACGAGCTCATCGACGCCACCGGTGCCACGCCGGCCGTGAACCAGATCCGCTGGAGCCCGGTGGAGTTCGACCGTGCCGTGGCCGACGGCCTGCGCGACCGCGGGGTCGTCCTGGAGGGCTACAGCCCCTTCAAGGCGAGCAACCTGCAGGACCCGACCCTCGTGGACATCGCGCAGGCGCACGACGCCGACGCTGCCCAGGTGATCGTCGCGTGGCACGTCGCGCACCAGTTCGTCGTCATCCCGAAGTCGTCCAACCCGGACCGCATCCGCTCGAACGCCGCGGGCGCGACCCTCGAGCTGACGCCGGACGAGATCGCGCGGATCGACGCCCTGAGCAACTGA
- a CDS encoding HNH endonuclease family protein, with protein sequence MTSRRRRSRTTVQSSIVTLVVAVGVWALLSSGVLSAGAAADADAGADSAPGAGPTTSITDSTPATGTAPSDEPTIETTSVPAASLGEPSRASRPTGTAAAAGGTRTDAVAARALLATLPVKGRSPSTGYDREADFGTAWLDVDHNGCDTRNDVLARDLTHVVRQGPCRVLSGDLVSPYTGAAIAFVRGNTTSTLVQIDHVVALENAWRTGAQRLSQAQREALANDPENLFAVDGRSNAQKRSADAATWLPAAKGFRCEYVAHQITVKATYRLWVVPAERDAMERVLSTC encoded by the coding sequence ATGACGTCCCGCCGACGCCGCAGCCGCACCACCGTCCAGTCCTCGATCGTCACGCTCGTCGTCGCCGTGGGCGTCTGGGCGCTCCTGTCCTCCGGGGTCCTCTCCGCAGGCGCCGCTGCCGATGCCGACGCGGGCGCAGACTCGGCCCCGGGCGCCGGACCGACCACGAGCATCACGGACAGCACACCGGCCACCGGCACGGCACCGAGCGACGAGCCGACCATCGAGACCACGTCCGTCCCCGCAGCCAGCCTCGGGGAGCCGAGCCGCGCCTCCCGGCCGACCGGGACCGCCGCCGCCGCCGGTGGGACCAGGACCGACGCAGTCGCCGCCCGCGCCCTCCTGGCGACGCTGCCCGTCAAGGGCCGGAGCCCGTCGACCGGCTACGACCGCGAGGCCGACTTCGGCACCGCCTGGCTCGACGTCGACCACAACGGCTGCGACACCCGGAACGACGTCCTGGCCCGCGACCTGACGCACGTCGTCCGGCAGGGGCCGTGCAGGGTTCTGTCGGGCGACCTCGTCTCCCCCTACACCGGCGCCGCGATCGCGTTCGTGCGCGGCAACACGACCTCGACCCTCGTGCAGATCGACCACGTCGTCGCGCTCGAGAACGCCTGGCGGACCGGGGCCCAGCGGCTGAGCCAGGCCCAGCGGGAGGCGCTGGCGAACGACCCGGAGAACCTGTTCGCCGTCGACGGTCGGTCGAACGCGCAGAAGCGGTCGGCCGACGCCGCGACCTGGCTGCCCGCGGCGAAGGGGTTCCGCTGCGAGTACGTCGCCCACCAGATCACGGTGAAGGCGACCTACCGGCTGTGGGTCGTCCCGGCCGAGCGCGACGCGATGGAGCGGGTCCTCAGCACCTGCTGA
- a CDS encoding SDR family oxidoreductase, whose protein sequence is MTDTSSTSTRFTDRVVLITGGGSGLGRATAVRLAAEGAKLALVDVSEPGLEGTKTAVLETTPDAEVLTTVADVSDEAQVEAYVAATRERFGRIDGFFNNAGIEGKQNLTESFTAAEFDKVVAINLRGVFLGLEKVLAVMREQGSGMVVNTASVGGIRGVGNQSGYAAAKHGVVGLTRNSAVEYGRFGIRINAIAPGAIWTPMVENSMKQIDAENPRRAAEDFIQGNPTKRYGEAPEIAAVVAFLLSEDASYVNAAVVPIDGGQSAAY, encoded by the coding sequence ATGACCGACACCAGCTCCACCAGCACCCGCTTCACCGACCGCGTCGTCCTCATCACCGGCGGCGGCTCCGGCCTCGGCCGCGCGACCGCCGTCCGGCTCGCCGCCGAAGGAGCGAAGCTCGCCCTGGTCGACGTGTCCGAGCCGGGCCTCGAGGGGACGAAGACCGCCGTGCTCGAGACGACGCCCGACGCCGAGGTGCTGACCACCGTCGCCGACGTGTCCGACGAGGCGCAGGTCGAGGCGTACGTCGCCGCCACCCGCGAGCGCTTCGGCCGCATCGACGGGTTCTTCAACAACGCCGGCATCGAGGGCAAGCAGAACCTCACCGAGTCGTTCACCGCCGCCGAGTTCGACAAGGTCGTCGCGATCAACCTGCGCGGTGTGTTCCTCGGGCTCGAGAAGGTCCTCGCCGTCATGCGCGAGCAGGGCTCCGGCATGGTCGTGAACACCGCGAGCGTCGGCGGCATCCGCGGCGTCGGCAACCAGTCCGGCTACGCGGCCGCCAAGCACGGCGTCGTCGGACTCACCCGCAACTCCGCCGTCGAGTACGGCCGCTTCGGCATCCGCATCAACGCGATCGCCCCGGGCGCCATCTGGACGCCGATGGTCGAGAACTCGATGAAGCAGATCGACGCGGAGAACCCCCGCCGGGCCGCCGAGGACTTCATCCAGGGCAACCCCACGAAGCGCTACGGCGAGGCCCCGGAGATCGCCGCGGTCGTCGCGTTCCTGCTCTCCGAGGACGCCTCGTACGTCAACGCCGCGGTCGTCCCGATCGACGGTGGCCAGTCGGCCGCGTACTGA